The Mycolicibacterium monacense genome contains the following window.
TGCGGCGGAACTGTCCGCCACCGACCCGGCGGTGGCCAAGCTGGTCAAACGCACGTTGGACGGGTGGCTGCGGGAACTGACGGCCACCATCGTCGCGGCCCAAACCGACGGCGACGTCCCGGCCGACACCGACGCCAAAGCGATGGCCAGCCTGCTACTGGTCGTGCTGCGCGGGATGGAGGCACTGCGCAAGGGTGGGGCGTCCGCGACGACGGTCAAGTTGGCCGCCGAACAGGCCATCGCCTTGCTCGCGGTGCCGGCACCCGTCGCCGGCTAGCTCCGCGAGGCCACCGGTCCACCTCCACAGCTGCTTCACAGGTCCCGTCGCGTGTGACGCCCCCCACAGTGCGGGTACCCGACCGGAATGGCCGACACCGACCCCCGTCCCACCGCCGTCCGCGAGCAGTCCCGACAGCACGCAGACGAAGCCCGCCGAAAGATGTCCGAGCGGCGCAGCGCACACGACGGTGGCATCAACGGTTGGCTCAACGAGCGGGCCGGCCGGTGGGACTTGAGCGGGCAGGACGAGGCGACGATGCAGCGCCAGAAGTACCTGTGGAACTTTCTGGTGGACCACTGGTTCCGGATGGAGTTCGACGGCTGGGAGAACCTGCCCGACCCGCCGGTGCTGCTCGTCGGCATTCACTCGGGCGCCCCGTTCGTCTGGGACGCCTGGACGGTCGGGGTGCAGTGGTGGCGCCGGTTCGGCCAGGAGCGCCCGCTGCACGGCACCGCTCACGATGCGCTGATGGCGATCCCGCTGATCGGCCGGTACTTCCGGGCGATGGGAGTACTACCCGCCGCGCCCGACTCGATGGCCACGGCGCTGGCGGAAGGCCGCGACGTGGCGGTCTGGCCGGGCGGTGAGGTGGATTCGCTGCGGCCGTGGGTCGAGCGTGACGTCGCGAATCTGGCAGGCCGCGCGGGCTTCGTCCGCATGGCGATCAGGGCGGGAGTGCCAATCGTTCCGATCGCGACGGTCGGTGGGGCCGACGCGATGCCGGTGCTGATCCGCGGTGACCGGCTGTCGCGCGCGCTGCGGTTGGACAAGATGTTGCGGCTCAAGGTTTTTCCGCTCGCGGTGTCGTTGCCGTGGGGTATCGCGCCCGCGGCGCTACCGCAGCTGCCGTTGCCCGCCAAGATCCGCACCCGGCTGATGCCCGCCGTGTCGATCGATCACGATCCGGACCGCGCCGAGGACGACGACTACGTCGAGCAGAAATACCGGGAGGTTCAGGACAGCATCCAGCGCGGAATGGACGCGCTGGCCCGCAAGCGGGCGTTGCCGCTGTTCGGCTGAACCTCCGCGGACGGCGTGACCCCCGAAAGAACGGGAGTCGGCTCAGGACGTGCTGCGGGCGCTGCGGGAGAGGGCGCCGTGAAACAGCCGGCCAATCGGGACGCACTCTCCGAACTCGCCGACCGGACGCTGCGCGAATTGAGCGCGGCGACCCGGGCTTTGGGGTGACGACACGGGTATCGGTGCCGTCAGATCCTGCCGCCCGGGAACATCGTCTTGACGGCCTGGGTCATGGTCTCGCGGGCGGACGCGTCGTCGTCGGGGTCGAGCGAGCTGATCGCCATCACGTAGCGGCGGTCGGGCCCGATGACGCCGGTCGACACGTGCAGTTGATTGGCGCCGTTCCAGCAGCAGAACCAGCCCTGCTTCACCGCGACCGGCTCCGCATAGAGGCCCTCGGGGATGCCGAACCGCTGCGGGTATCCGTCGGTTCCCGTCGGGGTGGACTGCGCGAGATTGCCGATGATCACGTCGGCCTGTTCGGAGGGGAGCCCCCCGGTGCCGTCCAGAAGCATGCGGTAGTAGCGGACGAGATCGCCCGCGGTGCTCTGCGTGACATCCCAATGTGCGTTGTAGGGCGCCGTGGTACCCGTCAACCCG
Protein-coding sequences here:
- a CDS encoding lysophospholipid acyltransferase family protein, with the protein product MADTDPRPTAVREQSRQHADEARRKMSERRSAHDGGINGWLNERAGRWDLSGQDEATMQRQKYLWNFLVDHWFRMEFDGWENLPDPPVLLVGIHSGAPFVWDAWTVGVQWWRRFGQERPLHGTAHDALMAIPLIGRYFRAMGVLPAAPDSMATALAEGRDVAVWPGGEVDSLRPWVERDVANLAGRAGFVRMAIRAGVPIVPIATVGGADAMPVLIRGDRLSRALRLDKMLRLKVFPLAVSLPWGIAPAALPQLPLPAKIRTRLMPAVSIDHDPDRAEDDDYVEQKYREVQDSIQRGMDALARKRALPLFG